Part of the Terriglobia bacterium genome, GCGCAGCATCTATTCCGTGAAGCGGTTGATGGGCCGCGGGCCGGGCGACGTCCAGGAGGAGCTGAAGCTTTTCCCGTTCCGCATCGATGCCGCGAGCCAGAACGTGATTCGCGTGCGCCTCGGGGAGAGAGTGTTCACGCCGCCGGAGATTTCGGCGTTCATCCTGCGCGAGCTGAAGAACTGGGCGGAAGCGCACTTCGGCGAAGCCGTGGACCGCGCGGTGATTACCGTTCCGGCGTATTTCAACGACGCGCAGCGCCAGGCCACCAAGGACGCCGGGCGCATCGCGGGGCTGGAAGTGTTGCGGCTGGTGAACGAGCCGACGGCCGCGGCGCTGGCCTACGGGCTGCACGAAAAGCAGCGCGGCAAGGTCGCGGTCTACGATCTGGGCGGGGGCACGTTCGACATTTCGATCTTGAAGCTGATCTCCACGGGCGAGGGCGACATCTATCAGGTGCTCTCGACCAACGGCGACACGCACCTCGGTGGCGACGACATCGACAACCTGCTACAGGCTCAGGTGCGCGAAGAGATTCTCCGGCTGCACCAGGTGGACATCGCGAAGAGCGCGGACACCGTGCAGGAGCTGCGCAAGGAACTGATCCGCGTGAAGCACGAGCTCTCCGCCGGGGATAAAGCCACGCTGCGCTTCCCGCTGGCGGGCGGCGCCGTCTATGCGCGGGAATTCACGCGCGCGGCGCTCGATGCGCTTATCGCGCCGGTGGTGGAGCGCACCATGAAGCCGGTGCGCCAGGCGCTGGCCGACGCACAGCTTCAGCCCACGGAGATGGACGAAGTGGTGCTGGTGGGCGGCACCACGCGCACGCCGCTGATCCGCAGCACGGTCGAGAAGTTCTTCGGCCGCAAGCCGCACGTCGAACTGAACCCCGACGAAGTGGTGGCGCTCGGCGCGGCCGTGCAGGCGGACATCCTG contains:
- a CDS encoding Hsp70 family protein, translating into MTRIVGIDLGTTNSLVAYFDPQTGRAQCIRGPHGSTLCPSVVSLDPDGSIIVGEPARRRLLTQSERSIYSVKRLMGRGPGDVQEELKLFPFRIDAASQNVIRVRLGERVFTPPEISAFILRELKNWAEAHFGEAVDRAVITVPAYFNDAQRQATKDAGRIAGLEVLRLVNEPTAAALAYGLHEKQRGKVAVYDLGGGTFDISILKLISTGEGDIYQVLSTNGDTHLGGDDIDNLLQAQVREEILRLHQVDIAKSADTVQELRKELIRVKHELSAGDKATLRFPLAGGAVYAREFTRAALDALIAPVVERTMKPVRQALADAQLQPTEMDEVVLVGGTTRTPLIRSTVEKFFGRKPHVELNPDEVVALGAAVQADILARGVKNMLLLDVAPLSLGIETYGGAVAKIIPRNSTIPASAQELYTTGVDNQTGIDIHVVQGER